One genomic segment of Helianthus annuus cultivar XRQ/B chromosome 14, HanXRQr2.0-SUNRISE, whole genome shotgun sequence includes these proteins:
- the LOC110903983 gene encoding probable prolyl 4-hydroxylase 7: MNVDNIFIPFFLCFSILSLDFPLQSSGLRKMGSSVIRLPNDKSYRQHSFDPSRVTQISRHPRAFLYRNFLTDEECDHLIEVARDKLQKSMVADSKTGKSIESTVRTSKGMFIRKAQDEVIASIESRITVWTFLPLENGEAIQVLQYEKGQKYLPHWDYFQDKANQALGGHRIATVLMYLSNVEKGGETIFPNSEMKESQLKTDEDSECAKKGYAVKPKKGDALLFFSLHPNATIDPTSLHGSCPVIAGEKWLATKWIHVRSFDRKRVSASRKERLQGGNPQSI, encoded by the exons ATGAATGTTGACAACATATTCATCCCATTCTTCCTTTGTTTCTCTATTCTTTCACTAGATTTCCCTCTACAATCATCAGGCTTACGCAAAAT GGGATCGTCGGTGATCAGATTGCCGAATGATAAATCCTATCGTCAGCATTCTTTTGATCCATCTCGGGTCACCCAAATTTCAAGGCATCCAAG GGCATTCTTATACAGAAACTTTTTAACAGATGAAGAGTGTGATCATCTCATTGAAGTG GCAAGGGATAAGCTACAGAAATCAATGGTTGCTGACTCTAAAACTGGTAAAAGCATAGAAAGCACGGTCCGTACCAGCAAGGGCATGTTTATTAGGAAAGCTCAG GATGAAGTGATTGCTAGTATTGAATCAAGGATTACCGTATGGACATTCCTTCCTCTAGAAAACGGGGAGGCGATACAGGTATTGCAGTATGAAAAAGGTCAAAAATACTTGCCGCACTGGGATTACTTCCAAGATAAGGCCAATCAGGCATTAGGTGGTCACAGGATAGCAACTGTACTTATGTATTTATCTAATGTTGAGAAAGGTGGCGAGACGATATTCCCTAATTCAGAA ATGAAAGAATCTCAACTCAAAACTGATGAAGACTCTGAGTGTGCAAAAAAGGGTTATGCTG TCAAACCCAAGAAGGGTGATGCTCTATTGTTTTTTAGTCTTCATCCTAACGCTACAATCGACCCAACGAGCTTGCATGGGAGCTGCCCTGTTATAGCGGGTGAGAAATGGTTGGCAACCAAATGGATTCATGTCAGGAGTTTTGATCGTAAACGGGTTAGTGCAAGTAGAAAAGAAAGACTGCAGGGAGGAAACCCTCAATCGATCTGA
- the LOC110903982 gene encoding uncharacterized protein LOC110903982 isoform X1, which produces MADHQKMEALKKVYAEMILNTAKEAAARALDSERKALHIHHDLCNTKDEAIRMLLRFKQLIDVKKTEAERTALSQQNRIKELDAQLNETEGVIIDLRAEIRSARERLEEMKSIHMLHSNGLSQNKHTHQENSDNSDVTEQFRCSSQCGKSYNPAKEITTSGPNSTSIIVGNKEPESFRNGYTHRIQEIERNLTDKKSISEQKELNINVDEKNSEKCAQLEVDTENKDIKNINESEAFSINNRVSKDQTVKRLPKRVGYLQLNHKLSRFGREKLNLKDKYSGNDAKLMETSENSASTLRRSIRKRKVRCWDEISSLFKSRASLSHCKKHLVNDGVKFEETKSEDTNVASDPLVEKHESAAKESDGVACNTYNNRCLKYTFSRRHKKVLSSKSDNYSSHGNSCNHENKKPDLIEDSSSDSPNMMDIACQLISLSANRSW; this is translated from the exons ATGGCAGATCATCAA aaaatggAGGCCTTGAAGAAGGTATACGCAGAGATGATACTGAACACAGCGAAAGAGGCAGCTGCTCGAGCATTGGATTCGGAGCGTAAAGCTCTTCACATTCATCACGATCTGTGTAACACAAAAGACGAGGCCATCCGGATGCTTCTTCGGTTCAAACAATTGATCGATGTGAAG AAAACTGAAGCAGAAAGAACAGCATTGAGTCAACAAAATAGAATCAAAGAGCTGGATGCGCAGCTTAATGAAACAGAAGGAGTGATAATCGATCTTAGAGCAGAAATAAGGAGTGCCCGTGAACGTTTGGAGGAAATGAAGAGTATCCACATGTTACATTCAAATGGACTGTCTCAAAACAAGCACACCCATCAGGAAAATTCAGATAATTCAGATGTCACTGAACAATTCAGATGCTCTTCTCAATGCGGTAAAAGTTACAATCCAGCTAAAGAGATTACAACGTCAGGTCCTAATTCAACTTCCATAATTGTTGGAAACAAAGAGCCCGAGTCATTTAGAAATGGATATACTCACAGAATTCAAGAAATTGAGAGGAATTTGACGGATAAAAAAAGTATTTCTGaacaaaaagagttaaatatcaACGTGGATGAAAAGAATTCTGAAAAATGTGCTCAATTAGAAGTTGACACTGAGAATAAAGATATAAAGAACATTAACGAATCGGAAGCCTTTTCCATTAACAACAGGGTTTCCAAAGATCAAACTGTTAAAAGACTTCCAAAGCGTGTTGGGTATTTGCAATTAAACCACAAACTTTCTCGCTTTGGTCGTGAGAAGTTGAATCTCAAAGATAAATATAGCGGAAACGATGCAAAACTGATGGAAACTAGTGAAAATAGTGCAAGTACTCTCCGTAGAAGCATTAGAAAAAGGAAAGTTAGGTGTTGGGATGAAATATCTTCATTGTTCAAGTCACGTGCCTCACTTTCCCATTGCAAGAAACACTTGGTCAACGACGGTGTGAAGTTTGAAGAAACCAAGTCTGAGGACACCAACGTAGCGAGTGATCCACTGGTTGAAAAACATGAAAGTGCTGCAAAAGAATCTGATGGAGTTGCTTGTAATACATATAACAACAGGTGTCTGAAGTATACGTTCAGCAGGCGGCATAAGAAGGTTTTATCATCTAAATCTGATAACTATTCTTCTCATGGAAACAGTTGTAACCATGAAAACAAGAAGCCTGATCTGATTGAAGATTCATCTAGCGATAGCCCAAACATGATGGACATCGCTTGCCAG TTAATATCCTTGTCCGCGAATCGTAGTTGGTGA
- the LOC110903982 gene encoding uncharacterized protein LOC110903982 isoform X2 yields the protein MEALKKVYAEMILNTAKEAAARALDSERKALHIHHDLCNTKDEAIRMLLRFKQLIDVKKTEAERTALSQQNRIKELDAQLNETEGVIIDLRAEIRSARERLEEMKSIHMLHSNGLSQNKHTHQENSDNSDVTEQFRCSSQCGKSYNPAKEITTSGPNSTSIIVGNKEPESFRNGYTHRIQEIERNLTDKKSISEQKELNINVDEKNSEKCAQLEVDTENKDIKNINESEAFSINNRVSKDQTVKRLPKRVGYLQLNHKLSRFGREKLNLKDKYSGNDAKLMETSENSASTLRRSIRKRKVRCWDEISSLFKSRASLSHCKKHLVNDGVKFEETKSEDTNVASDPLVEKHESAAKESDGVACNTYNNRCLKYTFSRRHKKVLSSKSDNYSSHGNSCNHENKKPDLIEDSSSDSPNMMDIACQLISLSANRSW from the exons atggAGGCCTTGAAGAAGGTATACGCAGAGATGATACTGAACACAGCGAAAGAGGCAGCTGCTCGAGCATTGGATTCGGAGCGTAAAGCTCTTCACATTCATCACGATCTGTGTAACACAAAAGACGAGGCCATCCGGATGCTTCTTCGGTTCAAACAATTGATCGATGTGAAG AAAACTGAAGCAGAAAGAACAGCATTGAGTCAACAAAATAGAATCAAAGAGCTGGATGCGCAGCTTAATGAAACAGAAGGAGTGATAATCGATCTTAGAGCAGAAATAAGGAGTGCCCGTGAACGTTTGGAGGAAATGAAGAGTATCCACATGTTACATTCAAATGGACTGTCTCAAAACAAGCACACCCATCAGGAAAATTCAGATAATTCAGATGTCACTGAACAATTCAGATGCTCTTCTCAATGCGGTAAAAGTTACAATCCAGCTAAAGAGATTACAACGTCAGGTCCTAATTCAACTTCCATAATTGTTGGAAACAAAGAGCCCGAGTCATTTAGAAATGGATATACTCACAGAATTCAAGAAATTGAGAGGAATTTGACGGATAAAAAAAGTATTTCTGaacaaaaagagttaaatatcaACGTGGATGAAAAGAATTCTGAAAAATGTGCTCAATTAGAAGTTGACACTGAGAATAAAGATATAAAGAACATTAACGAATCGGAAGCCTTTTCCATTAACAACAGGGTTTCCAAAGATCAAACTGTTAAAAGACTTCCAAAGCGTGTTGGGTATTTGCAATTAAACCACAAACTTTCTCGCTTTGGTCGTGAGAAGTTGAATCTCAAAGATAAATATAGCGGAAACGATGCAAAACTGATGGAAACTAGTGAAAATAGTGCAAGTACTCTCCGTAGAAGCATTAGAAAAAGGAAAGTTAGGTGTTGGGATGAAATATCTTCATTGTTCAAGTCACGTGCCTCACTTTCCCATTGCAAGAAACACTTGGTCAACGACGGTGTGAAGTTTGAAGAAACCAAGTCTGAGGACACCAACGTAGCGAGTGATCCACTGGTTGAAAAACATGAAAGTGCTGCAAAAGAATCTGATGGAGTTGCTTGTAATACATATAACAACAGGTGTCTGAAGTATACGTTCAGCAGGCGGCATAAGAAGGTTTTATCATCTAAATCTGATAACTATTCTTCTCATGGAAACAGTTGTAACCATGAAAACAAGAAGCCTGATCTGATTGAAGATTCATCTAGCGATAGCCCAAACATGATGGACATCGCTTGCCAG TTAATATCCTTGTCCGCGAATCGTAGTTGGTGA